GGCGAGTGGTATTCCTGAACCCATCACAGGAAACCAGGCGCCTGATCCATCAAAGAGCGGCGTAATTCAGGTGACTTCTTTGTTGACAAACACCGGAATGTCGACGAACTGGGTACGACCGTAAATCCGCATATGTGGCGCAGCGATGAATCACCTCGCAAGCGGTCAACCAAAGATGTTGTCGTTTCAATCTGGAAAAACGATTTGGCCATAAACGCCCGAATTATTGCGATGTCATCGTGCGGTCTGCGACCCCGGCCACGATAGCTGGAGGCAACAGCAGGAAAATGCTCTTCGGCAATTCGTAACACATGCAGGAAGGCTCGATGCTTCATGGTCAGGTACTCTTCAAAAGAATCCTGAATATCAAAAGAGATATCGAAAAGAATCTGTGCACCACCAATAATTTCTGTTATACTTTTCATCGGATAGGTTTTCCTTTCTGGTTTATTTAGTTTTGGTTGACCGAATTCTACCAGAAAACAGAGGGCCTATCCACTTTTTATTTACAGACCTGTTTCACGCGGCGGTGGTTGCTCGAAAAATACGTCAGCCCGGGATTTTTGCAAGAGCCTCTGGAGATAACCTAATGAGCCAATCCGAAATTATTCTCTATAAAACCGAAGACGGAGCCGTCAAAATAGACACAATCTTCCAAAACGAAACCATCTGGCTGACACAAAAAAAGATGGCTGAACTCTTCGATGTCCAGAGACCGGCTATAACGAAGCACCTGAAAAACATCTTTGAAAGCGGTGAGCTCGATGAGAAAGTGGTTAGTTCCATTTTGGAACATACCACTCAACATGGCGCTATAGTAGGTAAAACCCAGACAAAAGAGACAAAATACTACAATCTTGATGCCATTATCGCCGTAGGCTACCGGGTAAACTCCAACCGGGCTACCCAGTTCAGAATCTGGGCAACGGCAATTTTGAAAGAGTATATCATCAAGGGTTTTGCCATGGATGATGAAAGGCTCAAACAATCTGAGCGGTGGGACTATTTTGACGAATGGCTTGAACGAATTCGGGATATTCGAGCCTCTGAGAGGCGGTTCTACCAAAAAATCAGGGATATTTATACCACTGCAATTGATTACGACAAAACTTCCGAAGCGGCACAGATTTTCTTTAAAAAGTACAGAATAAAATGCTCTGGGCGACTACCGGTAAAACCGCCGCAGAACTAATCGACCGTGGAAACGGCAAACTATACTTCGTGGTCAGGTACTCTTCAAAAGAATCCTGAATATCAAAAGAGATATCGAAAAGAATCTGTGCACCACCAATAATTTCTGTTATACTTTTCATCGGATAGGTTGTCCTTTCTGGTTTATTTAGTTTTGGTTGACCGAATTCTACCAGAAAACAGAGGGCCTATCAACTTTTTATTTACAGACCTGTTTCACGCGGCGGTGGTTGCTCGAAAAATACGTCAGCCCGAGATTTTTGCAAGAGCCTCTGCAAAATAAAAGATTGAAGGAGGTATCTAATTACCAATCCTAACCTCCCTGAAAAGTTTCCCAACTTCGTTCTCTTTAAAACTGCTGACGGCAAAGTCAATATCGATGTCTATTTTCATGATGAAACACTCTGGCTGACCCAGAAACTGATTGCTGAGCTGTTCGGAAAAGGGCGATCCACTATCACCGAGCACCTGAAAAACATTTTTGCCGAGGGCGAACTACAAGAAGAACTGGTGTGTCGGAAATTCCGACATACCACTGACCATGGGGCAATAGAAGGCAAAACTCAACAAAAAGAGGTTCTTTATTACAATCTTCGGGCCATTACCGCTGTGGGCTACCGGGTCAATTCGCACCGGGCGACGGAGTTCCGCAAATGGGCTACCGAGATTCTGCATGAATACATCATCAAAGGTTTTGCCATGGATGATGAACGCCTCAAGCAAATCAAGCACTTTGGGCAGGATTACTTCGATGAGCTTCTGGAACGCATTCGAGAAATCCGCCTCAGTGAACGCAGACTTTATCAGAAGGTTACGGATATCTATGCCCTTTCCGCTGATTATGACCGCAATGACAAAACCACCAAAGAGTTTTTTGCCACCGTGCAAAACAAAATGCACTGGGCTATTCAGGGTAAAACTGCCGCAGAAATCATCTATACCGAAGCCGACGCGCAAAAGCTCTACATGGGACTAAAGACCTGGAAAAATGAGCCCAGCGGGAAAATTCTGAAATCCGATGTGACCATCGCGAAGAACTATCTCAATCAGGAACATCTCAAAGAGTTGGAACGAATCGTCTCAGCCTACCTGGACTTGGCCGAAAACCGCGCTCGCCGAGGCATAGTGACGAACATGAAAGACTGGGTGCAATTTTTGGACAAATTCCTGGCTCTTTCAGATTATCCCATTCTGCTGGACAAAGGTGAAATCTCAGCTCTGGAAGCAAAAATCAAAGCTGAAGGCGAATATGATAAATTTCGGATTATTCAGGATAAACAGTACATTTCCGACTTTGACGAAGAAGTCAGGAAACTAATTGGAAAAGATACAGGCGGTAACAATGACGACAACTAAAATCGCCGAATCCGCCATCGAAACCTTTGCCATTGAGCTACTGGAAACACATGGTTGCCAATACATTTACGGCCCGGACATCGCACCCGATAGTGAAACACCGGAACGCTTGGAAAGGGGGGTGCACCCCCCATATCGGCAAATAACATTGACCACTCCGGGTATAGCGTGTTTCCTGCCAGCCCTTCCTTCCCCGCCGTGCCACGGCTGATTTCCGTGGCCTGAAAAAGGAACTTTTAAACCGCTGTTGACACTCGATGCCTGCGCGCCGCGAGGGCTTCCCGAGAACAGAAAGTTCTTCCGGCCAATCTTCTGTGCAATGATCGAGCACCCAGGGGAGAAGAGGGTAGGGAAGGACCTGCTGGCGGGAAATGCTCTTCCGTGTATACTGTACGCCCCGGAGTGAATCTGTTATTCTCGGCCGGGTAATCACGTCAGAAAGATCCAGATGAAATGAGCGCTCTGGAGCGCAGGAGAAGAGTATGGGAGTTCGGGGAGAGTTGTTTTCTGCCCGGGTGCGCAGCAATAATGATCGGCGCACCTATTTTTTTAATATCAAGGAAAACAGGAATAAAGATCTGTTTCTCACGATAGTCGAGAGCAAGAAGCAGGATTCGGGTGAAGAATTCGAGCGTCACCAGGTGGTGGTTTTCGAGGATGATTTTCATCTTTTTGGCAAGGGCATGGAGCGGGTCATGGAGTTTCTTCGGGAGCATCGTGGCAAGTCGGAAGTAAAACGGTGGGAGCGCCCTGCGGAAACCCGGGAAGAACGGGATGATTTCTCACGGCGGGACAACGATTCGCGCCCGCCCCGCAGGCCCTACGGCGATCAGGGCGATCACCGGGACCGGCCACGGCGGGACAACGATTCGCGCCCGCCCCGCAGACCCTACGGCGACCAGGGGGATCACCGGGACCGGCCACGGCGGGACAACGATTCGCGCCCGCCCCGCAGACCCTACGGCGACCAGGGCGATCACCGAGACCGGCCGCGGCGGGACAACGATTCGCGCCCGCCCCGCAGACCCTACGGCGACCAGGGCGATCACCGGGACCGGCCGCGGCGGGACAACGATTCGCGCCCGCCCCGCAGGCCCTACGGCGACCAGGGCGATCACCGGGACCGGCCACGGCGGGACAACGATTCGCGCCCGCCCCGCAAGCCCTACGGCAAGCAGGGTGACCGGCCCCGGCCGCGGCGGGACAACGACTCCCGTCCGCCCCGTAAGCCCTACGGCAAGCAGGGTGACCGGCCGCGCCGGGACGGCGAAGATCGCCGGGAAGATTAGGCCAGGACGCCTCTGAACGATCGACGATGGATCGGGCAGGGGCCGTGGCGGACCAGGGCCTCTTTGTGGTTTTTTGTGGGGTATCCCTTGTGCCGGGCAAAGCCGTAGCGGGGGTCCCGGCTATCGTAGTCTTCCATCCAGGAATCTCGTTCGGTCTTGGCAATAATTGAGGCGGCCATGATCTCCCGGTAGAGGTTGTCCCCTCCCACAACTGCCCGGACCGGCAGCGAAAGCCCCGGTGGCATGGGGAGCTCCGGGGGCACATGAGGCCCGTCCACAAGAATCGCTCGTAGATGCGGAGCCTCGCCCGGCGGGCAACTATCAAGAAGCAAAAGCAAATCCTCCCAGGCCCGGCGCATCGCCAGAAGCGACGCATGGTGAATGTTCAGCCTGTCGATCTCTTCGGGCCACACCCAGCCCCGACCTATCCATGCGCCCCCTGAAATCAGAATATCCCGGAGAGATGCTCTCTTTTTCGGAGAAAGCGCCTTGGAATCAGCCAGCCCTGGAACCTCCATCCGGGGCGGCAGCACCACGGCAGCGGCCGTTACCGGGCCGGCCAGAGGGCCCCGTCCGGCCTCGTCTATACCGCACGCCCCCGGAACAGGGGGGGGGTGGGCTTGATTCTTCTTCTTTTGTCCGGCCATGATAGTCAATTATACTACGCTGGCAGCGCGCCGGGAGCAACTGTGTTTCTGAAAAGTATCGACCTCTTTGGATTTAAATCGTTCGCAGAGAAAAGCCATATCCAGTTTACCGACGGCATCTCGGCGCTTATCGGCCCGAACGGGTGCGGCAAGAGCAACGTCGTAGATGCTGTGAAATGGGTTTTGGGGGAGCAGGCCACAAAAAGTCTGCGGGCCGAGCGAATGGAAGATATCATCTTTAACGGGACCGACACCCGAAAACCCCTGAATGTGGCCGAGGTTACCTTGACCCTGGAAAACGATGGGGTCCTGCCCCTGGATTTCCCGGAAATCACCATACGCCGCCGCCTTTTCCGCAGTGGCGAGAGCGAGTACTTTGTGAACGGCGCTCCGGTAAAACTGCGGGATGTGCGGGAGCTCTTCTACGATACGGGAATCGGCAAGACAGCCTACTCGATCATGGAGCAGGGCAAGATTGATCAGATACTCTCCACTCGCCCTGAAGACAGGCGGGCACTGTTCGAAGAAGCTGCGGGAATTACCCGCTACAAGATGCGGGGGCGCGAGGCGGACCGGAAGCTGGAACGAACCGAGGCAAACATGCACGAGGTTGATTCGGTCCTGACCGAGGTTCGCCGCAGTTACGATACCCTGAAACGCCAGGCAGAAAAGACCACCTCCTACCGGGCGCTCCGGGAAGAGCAGTTTAATCTTGAGGTGGACCTGCAGGTTGCACGATTGCTTCAGTACCGGGAGCAGGAGGAGCAGTTCCAGGAGCGCTCCGGGACAGCCCGGCAGGAGCGGGATAACCTGAAGCAGGCGATCGACGGCCTGAACGAGAAGCTTGAGAGCGAGCTTTCCCGGGTCAACTCCATGGAATCACGCCTGGTGGAGGTTCAAAAGCGCCTCTACGGACTGGAGCTCGAAAAAAGCTCCCGCACCGAGCGGATTGCTCTTATCAGAAATCAGCAGGCCCAGCTGGAGGACCAGATCGAGGCCGAGCGGGGGCGCCTGAAGGGGCTTTCCCGCAAGGCCGAGGAGCAGGAGCAGGCCGCTGCCACAGCAGAGCGGTCCGAGGAGGAGACGCGCCTCCAGATCAGCGAGGTGGACAAGACCGTTGCGACAGTCCAGGACCGGATTGCCCGGAGCCAGGAGCGCCAGAAAGAGGCCCGGGAGCAAATTCGTCAGGCGGAACAGACCATCACAGCCAACGAGCGCAGCGTGACGGAGTGCCAGAAAGAACTGCGGGCCGTTACCGACGAGCTTGTGGGAGCACTCGATACAAAATTGAAGGAATCGGGCTATTCCAGCGCTGAACGGGCCCGCCACGAAGAAACCCTGAAGGCCGCTCTGGACCAGATGGAAATCACTCTTCGGGGTCGCCGGGAGGCGTTGCAGGATCATCTGCGTCTTGGCGGGGTGGAAGAGCGCAGGGCAGCGGCGGAACAGGCCTTTTCTGCCCTGGAAGAGGCTCTGGGGGCTCTCTCGGAGGCTGTCGAGCGCTACCAGGGGGCGATCCCCCGGTTTCTCGACGACTTTCTTGCTCCCGAGGGAACCATGACCCGCAAGCGGTCGCTCGATGACAACGTAGAAAAGCTCCAGGAGGCAAACCGGGGGCTGCGCGAAAAAATCCGGGATCTCAACGAGGAGATCCAGGCCTTGCAGCAGACCATCGATACCGAGCGGGAAAACCTGGAGCAGATGAAACTCAACCGGGTCCAGCTGGAAAACCGTGCCGGTGCTCTCCTTGAGGCCGCGCGCCGGCATCGCCGCGAAATGGAAGAGACCCGGCGTCACCAGAAAGAGCTGGAAACGCGGATCGAGGGTGATCAGCGCAGGGCCCGGGAGCTGGAAGGCCAGACGGTGGCTCTTCAGAAAGAACACGACGATCTGGCCCGGCAGGAGCAGGAGCTGCGACAGGAACTGAAGCGGCTTGAGCAGGATATTGCGGGGAACAACAAAAGCCTCCAGGCCGAGGAGGAAAAACTTCGCCGGTCCATGCAGGCTCTGGCCCAGGCCCAGTCAAAACTGGAGGGGCTTCAGGTAAAGCTTGCCGAGAAACGCACCGAGGTCCGGGGCCTCTATGACAGCTTTTCCGAACGTCACGGCCGCGATCTGAGAGAGTTCGAGGGGCGGCAACCCTCCTTCGAAGGCGATCAGAAACAGCTCCGTGACGAAATGACCCGCGTTCGGGGGGAGCTCAAGGAATTGGGAAGCGTGAACCTCATGGCCGTTGAGGAGTTTGCCGAAGTCTCGGATCGCTACGAGTTCCTTTCAGGGCAGCTTGCAGACCTCAGGACCGCCCGGGACGATCTTGTCCGCGTTACGGCGGAGATTCGTCGGGAATCGCAGCAACTCTTTGTGGAGACCTACAACCGGGTCCGGAAAAACTTTCATACCATCTTCCGTCGCCTCTTCGGGGGAGGCCGGGCGGAGTTGCGCCTGATTGATCCGGATAACGTTCTCGATTCCGGTATCGATATTCTGGTTCAGCCCCCGGGAAAAAAGCTGGAAAGTATTACCCTTCTCTCGGGAGGGGAGCGAAGCCTGACGGCGGTAGCCTTGCTCTTCGCGACTTTCATGGTCCGTCCTGCCCCCTTTACGCTCCTTGACGAGATCGATGCAGCCCTGGACGAGCATAACGTGGGGCGCTTTGTGAATATGCTCCACGAGTTCTCTGAGCAGTCTCAGTTTATCGTGATCACCCATAACAAGAAGACCGTGGCAGGCGCAAACACCCTCCTGGGTGTAACCATGCAGGAAAGTGGAGTGAGCCAGATCGTCGCCTTGCGGATCGATGGCCAGGACGGGAAACAGGGCCAGAAGGGAAAACCGGGCCAGGATGAGACTGACGACAGGGCACAAGCCGGCGATCAGAACGACCAGGAGCCTCAGCTGGCCCTGGACGACACAAAGGAGTAGCGGGGTGTCATGAAATCGACCTTGGTTCCCGCCCTTGCTGGCGGAGGAGTTTTTTTAGCCCTCTTGCTTCTGTTTTTTCTTGTCTTCTCGGGCCGCAGCGAGGGGCTCGGGGAAGACGATTCG
Above is a window of Alkalispirochaeta americana DNA encoding:
- a CDS encoding chromosome segregation SMC family protein, giving the protein MFLKSIDLFGFKSFAEKSHIQFTDGISALIGPNGCGKSNVVDAVKWVLGEQATKSLRAERMEDIIFNGTDTRKPLNVAEVTLTLENDGVLPLDFPEITIRRRLFRSGESEYFVNGAPVKLRDVRELFYDTGIGKTAYSIMEQGKIDQILSTRPEDRRALFEEAAGITRYKMRGREADRKLERTEANMHEVDSVLTEVRRSYDTLKRQAEKTTSYRALREEQFNLEVDLQVARLLQYREQEEQFQERSGTARQERDNLKQAIDGLNEKLESELSRVNSMESRLVEVQKRLYGLELEKSSRTERIALIRNQQAQLEDQIEAERGRLKGLSRKAEEQEQAAATAERSEEETRLQISEVDKTVATVQDRIARSQERQKEAREQIRQAEQTITANERSVTECQKELRAVTDELVGALDTKLKESGYSSAERARHEETLKAALDQMEITLRGRREALQDHLRLGGVEERRAAAEQAFSALEEALGALSEAVERYQGAIPRFLDDFLAPEGTMTRKRSLDDNVEKLQEANRGLREKIRDLNEEIQALQQTIDTERENLEQMKLNRVQLENRAGALLEAARRHRREMEETRRHQKELETRIEGDQRRARELEGQTVALQKEHDDLARQEQELRQELKRLEQDIAGNNKSLQAEEEKLRRSMQALAQAQSKLEGLQVKLAEKRTEVRGLYDSFSERHGRDLREFEGRQPSFEGDQKQLRDEMTRVRGELKELGSVNLMAVEEFAEVSDRYEFLSGQLADLRTARDDLVRVTAEIRRESQQLFVETYNRVRKNFHTIFRRLFGGGRAELRLIDPDNVLDSGIDILVQPPGKKLESITLLSGGERSLTAVALLFATFMVRPAPFTLLDEIDAALDEHNVGRFVNMLHEFSEQSQFIVITHNKKTVAGANTLLGVTMQESGVSQIVALRIDGQDGKQGQKGKPGQDETDDRAQAGDQNDQEPQLALDDTKE
- the rhuM gene encoding RhuM family protein, whose translation is MSQSEIILYKTEDGAVKIDTIFQNETIWLTQKKMAELFDVQRPAITKHLKNIFESGELDEKVVSSILEHTTQHGAIVGKTQTKETKYYNLDAIIAVGYRVNSNRATQFRIWATAILKEYIIKGFAMDDERLKQSERWDYFDEWLERIRDIRASERRFYQKIRDIYTTAIDYDKTSEAAQIFFKKYRIKCSGRLPVKPPQN
- a CDS encoding ribonuclease HII; this translates as MAGQKKKNQAHPPPVPGACGIDEAGRGPLAGPVTAAAVVLPPRMEVPGLADSKALSPKKRASLRDILISGGAWIGRGWVWPEEIDRLNIHHASLLAMRRAWEDLLLLLDSCPPGEAPHLRAILVDGPHVPPELPMPPGLSLPVRAVVGGDNLYREIMAASIIAKTERDSWMEDYDSRDPRYGFARHKGYPTKNHKEALVRHGPCPIHRRSFRGVLA
- a CDS encoding DUF3276 family protein, with the protein product MGVRGELFSARVRSNNDRRTYFFNIKENRNKDLFLTIVESKKQDSGEEFERHQVVVFEDDFHLFGKGMERVMEFLREHRGKSEVKRWERPAETREERDDFSRRDNDSRPPRRPYGDQGDHRDRPRRDNDSRPPRRPYGDQGDHRDRPRRDNDSRPPRRPYGDQGDHRDRPRRDNDSRPPRRPYGDQGDHRDRPRRDNDSRPPRRPYGDQGDHRDRPRRDNDSRPPRKPYGKQGDRPRPRRDNDSRPPRKPYGKQGDRPRRDGEDRRED
- a CDS encoding transposase yields the protein MKSITEIIGGAQILFDISFDIQDSFEEYLTMKHRAFLHVLRIAEEHFPAVASSYRGRGRRPHDDIAIIRAFMAKSFFQIETTTSLVDRLRGDSSLRHICGFTVVPSSSTFRCLSTKKSPELRRSLMDQAPGFL
- a CDS encoding virulence RhuM family protein; the protein is MDVYFHDETLWLTQKLIAELFGKGRSTITEHLKNIFAEGELQEELVCRKFRHTTDHGAIEGKTQQKEVLYYNLRAITAVGYRVNSHRATEFRKWATEILHEYIIKGFAMDDERLKQIKHFGQDYFDELLERIREIRLSERRLYQKVTDIYALSADYDRNDKTTKEFFATVQNKMHWAIQGKTAAEIIYTEADAQKLYMGLKTWKNEPSGKILKSDVTIAKNYLNQEHLKELERIVSAYLDLAENRARRGIVTNMKDWVQFLDKFLALSDYPILLDKGEISALEAKIKAEGEYDKFRIIQDKQYISDFDEEVRKLIGKDTGGNNDDN